A window from Thalassophryne amazonica chromosome 15, fThaAma1.1, whole genome shotgun sequence encodes these proteins:
- the LOC117526734 gene encoding inward rectifier potassium channel 4-like — protein MVGTARPNLHYCPSRHSLMITFAMGAVRINRYSIVSTSEDALKMSTLGLHIDHSPLAQQTLAGACIQTEGRDGGGETECPGNEVGKATLSLNVMNEPVTQNSCHTSPSCHLGLDLGAARIRSRFVKKNGQCNVVFNNMEDRPRRYLADIFTTCVDIRWRYLLLIFTSTFLLSWMLFGLVFWGVAMAHGDFDLHVPLKEGDVHDIVEEGKVEWRPCILHIQGFIGAFLFSIETQTTIGYGFRCVTEECPIAVATVVAQSIVGCIIDSFMIGTIMAKMVRPKKRAQTLLFSHHAVIALRDGKLCLMWRLGNMRKSHIVEAHVRAQLIRPHVTKEGEYLPLEQTDIDVGYDDGLDRLFLVSPLVVVHEINENSPLYDLSRTDLQKQDFEIVVILEGMVEATAMTTQARSSYLAREILWGHRFEPVVFERADRYHVDYSRFHKTYEVLSTPHCSARELSQMISHGRQSSSSSSTYSRSSSPFAPRAPHHLLGSHSPSAFCYENEVALCCVDDELEEDAKEEIGGHQKVRGDIHLGIKETFAVEQAVMLCVLDTEKQMGLDRLQTSLPSYISRESGV, from the exons ATGGTTGGAACTGCTCGCCCCAACCTCCATTACTGCCCTAGCAGACACAGCCTAATGATCACTTTTGCCATGGGAGCCGTGCGAATCAACAG atatagcatcGTTTCCACAAGTGAAGATGCATTGAAGATGTCCACCCTGGGCCTCCACATTGACCACAGCCCTCTGGCACAGCAGACCTTAGCAGGAGCATGCATCCAAACTGAAGGACGAGATGGAGGAGGTGAGACAGAATGCCCGGGAAATGAAGTGGGAAAAGCGACATTGTCCCTGAACGTGATGAATGAGCCTGTTACCCAAAACAGCTGCCACACTTCACCATCGTGTCATTTGGGTCTGGATCTGGGAGCTGCCCGCATCCGCAGCCGTTTTGTGAAGAAGAACGGTCAGTGCAATGTGGTGTTCAATAACATGGAGGATAGGCCTCGACGGTACCTGGCTGACATTTTCACCACCTGTGTGGACATCCGATGGCGCTACCTGCTGCTCATCTTCACTTCCACCTTCCTTCTGTCTTGGATGCTGTTTGGACTGGTCTTCTGGGGAGTGGCCATGGCCCATGGAGACTTTGACCTTCATGTCCCTCTTAAGGAAGGAGATGTCCATGACATTGTAGAAGAAGGGAAAGTTGAGTGGCGGCCATGTATTCTCCACATTCAGGGATTCATCGGGGCATTCCTCTTCTCCATCGAGACCCAGACTACCATTGGGTATGGTTTCCGGTGCGTCACTGAAGAATGCCCGATTGCTGTGGCAACTGTGGTGGCCCAGTCCATCGTGGGCTGCATTATTGACTCTTTCATGATTGGTACCATCATGGCAAAGATGGTACGGCCAAAGAAGCGAGCACAGACGCTGCTCTTCTCACACCACGCAGTCATCGCTCTGCGAGATGGCAAACTGTGTCTTATGTGGCGACTGGGGAACATGCGTAAGAGCCACATTGTTGAGGCACACGTCCGCGCACAGCTCATTAGGCCACATGTAACAAAAGAGGGGGAGTACCTCCCTTTGGAGCAAACAGACATTGACGTCGGCTACGATGATGGGCTGGATCGACTGTTTCTGGTGTCGCCACTGGTGGTGGTCCATGAGATCAACGAGAATAGTCCATTGTATGACTTGAGTCGCACTGATCTGCAGAAGCAGGACTTTGAGATTGTGGTCATCCTGGAGGGAATGGTGGAGGCCACTGCCATGACCACGCAGGCCCGTAGCTCCTACTTGGCAAGGGAGATCCTGTGGGGCCACCGCTTTGAACCTGTTGTCTTTGAGAGGGCAGACCGCTACCATGTGGACTATTCCCGCTTCCACAAGACTTATGAAGTGCTGTCAACCCCTCACTGCAGTGCCAGGGAGCTGAGCCAGATGATAAGTCATGGCAGACAGTCGTCATCATCTTCTTCAACTTACTCTAGGTCTTCTTCCCCATTTGCCCCGAGGGCCCCACACCACCTACTGGGATCGCACTCACCAAGTGCGTTCTGCTACGAGAACGAGGTGGCCCTGTGCTGTGTGGATGATGAGCTGGAGGAGGACGCCAAAGAGGAGATTGGGGGCCACCAAAAGGTGCGAGGCGACATTCACTTGGGAATTAAAGAGACGTTTGCAGTGGAGCAGGCGGTGATGTTATGTGTTCTAGACACAGAGAAACAGATGGGTCTTGATAGACTACAGACCAGCCTGCCTTCGTACATCAGCAGAGAGTCAGGGGTTTAA